The sequence TCCATGGTCTGTTGTCACCAGACGCTACATGTCAACAAACACCAAGAAGCACCAGCCCAGGCCTCCCACCAGGAACATTGTGACCTGCATACTGTAGATGAACAGGTTGTTGAGCACCCCAAAGTCAAAGCGCCGGTGTCCTAGCAACAGCAGGATCACGGACAGCTTGTACTGCAGCCGCAGGAAAACGCGGGCGCTCACGTACTGCAGGCAGAAGAGAGCAGACAGCGACACCCAGAGGAGGGAGGTCAGAAGGCTGCAGCCGAAGTAGAGCAGGAAGCGCAGGAAGCCGTACATGCAGCGCGAGCGCAGGTACAGGTCAAAGTTGTTGTACTTGCTGCGCACAAGCTGGGTGGTGCGCGCCGGCCCGCAGGCCGAGTGCATGCAGGTGGTGTGGGGGCCATGGAAGCTGCGCACTCGCCGAGGGATAGGGATCACAGGCATGAGTGAGTGAATTGAGGTCTAGGTTTCTGTGGGGAGTCCCAGCAACAGGCCTCGTCCTCTGCTTCAGGGGTGGTGAAGGTTAGCATCATTGGCTGGCTTTTAGCGCTTAGCATGGGACCACAGGCATGGAATGTAGGTCTCTGATTAGGCCTGTTTGGTGTATGTTGCTACGTGCATCCAAAAGGCAACAGGGCTCTGTAAAGAGGGAACAACATATTTACAAATACACATGGACAAggagctctccatctctcacacacacacacacacacacacacacacacacacacacacacacacacacacacacacacacacacacacacacacacacacacacacacacacctctattatGGATGTAACCTAGACTTGgtcactaggcctaatgtgctcAAATTGTACACACCGTTCGTTGAGAAAATGGACATTGAGTTTTCTTGAAAGATGTCGTGAACACTGAATTCTCAGCAATCGATTCGATGCTGCATGACTTTCTCAAACGTCTTCCTATTCACCACAATGGTAGTGGTGCGCTCTGAAACGACTGATGCAAGTCAACATGTTATAGCTCGTTGCACAAAGATATATACCAAAGTAACAAACTGAGTAGTTGCAGCAATTCCCTCGGATACATCGTTCCATTGATATAAATGGCTATACTTGCTAATGTAACTCAACAGCGGCGGTAGGGTGTTGCTCTGACAACCGGTGAATACGTCCTGTCGTAAAATATTTGTCATTCTTCTCAAGACAAAATCTGAAATTTAAAGGAGAAGAGCTCTAATTATTTGGGATTTTACTGTAgccaatagagtaccacagtatgagtcataatacctagCAGTCAAataggaaatggttccaatcgtttttcccgTAGGGAATTTAAGAAACACATAAAATATGCTCTGTGTTTCGTGTacgcttaccctggtgtgaccttttgataaccgtgtaaatctctctaggacaaggtgacttttatcaatatatttaactgcaaaaaatgaaatgtttaattagctgctaatggggctatcataaagaactgcAAATACCATGGTGATCTGGACAAGACTGACAAATCGAGGCAATGGTAAGTATCTCTGGatgaactatctaatgttagctaaatgtagtaatgaataacttgggaacatttctttaaattgacaaattagttagcaacatttagctaaattgccataaatgtttaatgcttttcgacctgtccccaaatgaatatagttggttcagagtttgttttgatgttTCAACCTAcatgtcctgatcgcgtctggtctGGGTGAACAAAATCAACATACGTGTGATGGCACACGCGGTCGCACGCAAGCAAGTGGTCTGGTCAGCATgcaagcctacacgaaacacagcacttattttaagtgtttctaaaatccgctatgggaaaaatgtatggtgTAAAAACGGTTGGAACCATTTCTCTGTTTGACCGCtatgttttatgggtattatgacacctccactgtgggtctCTATTAAAAATGTTCTTGGTTCTCTTACCTGTATTTGCAACGAATTCTACAACACCAAACAACTGTAAATTATGAACAGGAAAAAAAAACATTGTGATGAATAAACATGTTATTGTGAGAAATGGGCACGCCAGGCTACCTCCCCAAAGTTACATTTGTTTTAAACTTGACAGGCTAATAATTTTCATGAATGTGTGAAAACTAAAGAAATCAAGCCAAACTGTAATATGATTTTGAAATTAGTATTTGAGAGAGATTGGAGGTAAAATACATGGCCACCTCATGTGATAGCCTCACAGACAAAGATTACCCCCAATCTGTCATTGGAATAGTGGGAGACAGCGAACTGATAGTGTCACTCAAACATAAAAGGCCTAAACTCTAGGTTTGGTCATAGCCAGCCCATTGCAGTCATTCCTAAAACATGTAGGCCTAGTAAGTGTGTTTTGAAACCTTAAAATGTATCAAATTGATACCTAAATATGTTTCATAAATGATAGCCTACTTCAAGGCTGTCAAACACATTCCATGTAGGGCCTAGTGTAtgctggtttttcctttcaattaagacctagaccaccaggtgaggagagtttcttactaattagtgaccttaattcatgaATCAAGTAGAATGGAGGAGCTAAAACTTGCAGACacttggccctccatggaatgaattTGACACATTTGGCCTACTTTAAAGTTTATCTAAAAAATAACTTATGGCTTACGATCAGTAACCATAAGTTCTACATAGCCATAAGATCCTCAAAGACAATACAGTATTTCAATGCACTGAGACACATTTAGGAAGCATTGCACCTTCTGACGTCACTAGGTCCTGGAGGGGGGCACGTGTCACCCCGGTAAACTTGCTCTAACCTCTCTATAACTTTTCCAGCAGATCAAGCAACCTTCATTGGGCAGATTTACGAGGTGGTCGAATGATTACATCCTGGccatttgtcaaccagccagACGGCCAGGGGAGAGACAAGGCAGCCGCAGATAAATCATAAACAGAAGCGTTTTTAAAGAGTTTATTACAGTCGTTAATGGTGCGCCGGATCACTTTGTGCAGGATTTAAAGGTATATTATGCAAAATCAGAAACACTAACCTTATAATACTTGATCAAACATGCATAAAGCTGTCGCCAGGGCTGAATAAATTCTCCCAATTAACTTGCTTCCAGATTGTGATTGCTTTTACTAattaaatcaacagtgtaataatTTGAGTGTGGCTGATCTGATGTCTGATTTGGGAAAACAGATATAAGGACTTCTGCTGAGACCTCTGGTGAGGATGATTAAAAACAGG is a genomic window of Salvelinus alpinus chromosome 18, SLU_Salpinus.1, whole genome shotgun sequence containing:
- the LOC139543986 gene encoding transmembrane protein 250-like — its product is MPVIPIPRRVRSFHGPHTTCMHSACGPARTTQLVRSKYNNFDLYLRSRCMYGFLRFLLYFGCSLLTSLLWVSLSALFCLQYVSARVFLRLQYKLSVILLLLGHRRFDFGVLNNLFIYSMQVTMFLVGGLGWCFLVFVDM